A region of Polynucleobacter sp. JS-Mosq-20-D10 DNA encodes the following proteins:
- the gltA gene encoding citrate synthase, whose amino-acid sequence MIESDIKAKLSFSDGTPDIDLPIYKGTVGPDVIDIRKLYGQTGKFTYDSGFLSTASCNSKITYIDGDKGELLYRGYPIEDLAHNCDFLEVCYLLINGELPNATEKKDFENLVMHHTMVHEQMQFFLRGFRRDAHPMSVLTGLVGAMAAFYHDAIDYSQPKAREIAQIRLIAKMPTLVAMSYKYSVGQPFIYPDNSLSYTANFMRMMFATPCEEYKVNPLLVRALDRIFTLHADHEQNASTSTVRLCGSSGTNPFAAISAGIACLWGPAHGGANEACLEMLNEIQASGGVDKIHEFIAQVKDKNSSVRLMGFGHRVYKNFDPRAKLMRETCHEVLKELGLENDPLFKLAMTLEKIALEDEYFVSRKLYPNVDFYSGIVQRALGIPTEMFTCVFALARTVGWIAQWEEMITDPEYKIGRPRQLYVGETSRKVPNISVRK is encoded by the coding sequence ATGATTGAATCGGACATCAAGGCAAAATTATCGTTTTCGGATGGCACACCAGATATCGACTTGCCAATATACAAAGGTACAGTCGGCCCTGATGTAATTGATATTCGTAAACTTTATGGTCAAACTGGCAAGTTCACTTACGATTCAGGTTTTTTATCAACAGCTTCTTGTAATAGCAAAATTACTTATATCGATGGCGATAAAGGTGAGTTACTCTATCGCGGCTACCCAATTGAAGATCTTGCACACAACTGTGACTTCTTGGAAGTTTGCTATCTTCTAATTAACGGTGAGCTGCCAAATGCTACCGAGAAAAAAGATTTCGAGAATTTGGTCATGCATCACACGATGGTTCATGAGCAAATGCAATTCTTTCTGCGCGGTTTCCGTCGCGATGCGCACCCGATGTCTGTATTAACTGGCCTGGTTGGTGCGATGGCAGCTTTCTACCATGACGCAATTGATTACAGTCAGCCTAAGGCACGCGAAATTGCGCAGATTCGTCTGATTGCCAAGATGCCAACCTTGGTTGCAATGTCTTATAAGTACTCCGTAGGGCAGCCATTTATCTATCCAGATAATTCTTTGTCTTACACAGCCAACTTCATGCGCATGATGTTTGCAACACCTTGCGAGGAGTACAAGGTCAATCCATTATTGGTACGCGCCTTGGATCGCATCTTTACCCTGCATGCTGACCATGAACAAAATGCCTCTACTTCAACAGTGCGTTTGTGCGGCTCTTCTGGTACTAATCCATTTGCTGCTATCTCTGCTGGCATTGCTTGTCTCTGGGGGCCGGCTCATGGCGGTGCAAACGAAGCTTGCTTAGAGATGTTGAATGAAATACAGGCTAGTGGTGGTGTAGATAAGATTCATGAGTTTATTGCTCAAGTCAAAGATAAGAACTCTAGCGTTCGCTTGATGGGCTTTGGGCATCGCGTTTACAAAAACTTCGACCCACGTGCAAAACTGATGCGTGAAACTTGCCATGAAGTATTGAAAGAGCTGGGTCTGGAAAATGATCCATTGTTTAAATTGGCAATGACTCTTGAGAAGATTGCTTTGGAAGATGAATATTTTGTCAGCCGCAAGCTCTATCCAAACGTAGACTTCTACTCTGGAATTGTTCAGCGCGCCTTGGGCATCCCAACCGAAATGTTTACTTGCGTATTTGCTTTAGCGAGAACAGTGGGCTGGATTGCTCAGTGGGAAGAAATGATTACTGATCCTGAGTACAAGATTGGCCGTCCACGTCAGCTATATGTTGGAGAAACTTCACGCAAGGTTCCCAACATTTCTGTTCGCAAATAA
- a CDS encoding succinate dehydrogenase assembly factor 2, whose translation MTLGNAELYRLKSDARRGLLENDLILQRFFERYGSQLSVEDGKVLSQLFALEDNDLMDLLIGRKDSVAGLEKESQDDSFKAVLQKLRQK comes from the coding sequence ATGACCCTCGGTAATGCAGAGTTATATCGTTTAAAGAGTGATGCCCGCAGGGGTTTGCTTGAAAACGATCTGATTCTGCAGCGTTTTTTTGAGCGTTATGGCTCTCAATTGAGTGTAGAAGATGGAAAAGTATTGAGCCAGTTATTTGCTTTAGAAGACAATGACTTGATGGACCTATTAATTGGTCGCAAGGATTCTGTGGCGGGATTGGAAAAAGAGTCGCAAGATGACTCTTTTAAGGCGGTTTTACAAAAGCTGAGACAGAAATAA